The proteins below are encoded in one region of Sulfolobus sp. A20:
- a CDS encoding Zn-ribbon domain-containing OB-fold protein has product MMYEEIKKKYTEMFERNKLPYIRCNNCSYIFYYPRDYCPKCGSRKLEVLESNGLGKVFSYTKFFNKEGKEIIYGIVELNEGFRIYTNFTSNIDIGDRVKVKFIKVNNKIIPVFDKV; this is encoded by the coding sequence ATGATGTATGAAGAAATTAAAAAGAAATATACGGAAATGTTTGAGAGAAACAAATTACCTTACATAAGATGTAACAACTGCTCATATATATTCTATTACCCTAGAGATTATTGCCCAAAATGCGGATCACGGAAATTAGAAGTATTAGAAAGCAATGGTTTAGGTAAAGTTTTTTCGTATACAAAATTTTTTAATAAAGAAGGAAAAGAAATAATCTATGGAATAGTAGAACTTAATGAGGGATTTAGAATCTACACGAATTTCACGAGTAACATAGATATTGGAGACAGAGTTAAGGTGAAGTTTATAAAAGTAAATAATAAGATAATACCAGTATTTGATAAAGTATGA
- a CDS encoding thiolase family protein encodes MIVGFSSMIYKKYEGSTFQLLAETVSKALDMASMELKQIDGVFYTILPGTFDGKAALHFSSFQIPSFLGIKPKVIEIVEYGGPSALTMLYRAEKMISMGEIENALCIVGGKSSSLRENRVTADSVDRFFGNVQITPYDDFFRVYEDINPVSDYALVAKRHAKLFNTTDEQRALIAVMQRKNALGNEKALYRTPLSVKEVLSSRMVSDPLRLLEIVYPVDGFHVFVLSKHSRKSNLRPLKIEFYGEAHWSEMPTELNDIIYTPAIESSKGANLNKVDAFQLYDSFTITVMLQIEDIGLSEKGKGGKFIESNDITYQGNVPINTGGGSLNVGQPAYMSGGVILEEAIIQLNDMGYNRQVKGVNKVLINGIGGWNRGHSVTMVLAGE; translated from the coding sequence ATGATAGTAGGATTTTCTAGTATGATTTACAAGAAGTATGAAGGATCAACATTTCAACTATTGGCTGAAACTGTAAGTAAGGCTTTAGATATGGCTTCAATGGAACTAAAGCAAATTGATGGTGTGTTTTACACAATATTACCCGGGACATTTGATGGTAAGGCTGCCCTTCACTTCTCCTCCTTTCAAATACCATCATTCCTAGGAATAAAGCCTAAAGTTATAGAGATAGTAGAATATGGTGGGCCTTCAGCCTTAACGATGCTATACAGAGCTGAGAAAATGATAAGCATGGGAGAAATAGAGAACGCTCTATGTATAGTTGGTGGAAAATCTTCTTCATTAAGAGAAAATAGAGTAACTGCAGACAGTGTGGATAGATTTTTTGGAAATGTTCAAATAACTCCTTATGATGATTTCTTCAGAGTATATGAGGATATAAATCCTGTTAGCGATTATGCATTAGTGGCTAAAAGACATGCTAAACTATTCAATACTACTGATGAACAGAGGGCTTTAATAGCCGTAATGCAAAGGAAGAACGCATTAGGAAATGAAAAAGCATTATACCGTACACCTTTGAGTGTGAAGGAAGTCTTATCCTCAAGGATGGTTAGTGATCCATTAAGACTATTAGAAATAGTGTATCCAGTAGATGGGTTTCACGTTTTTGTATTGAGTAAACATTCAAGAAAATCAAATTTAAGACCACTAAAGATAGAGTTTTATGGGGAAGCTCATTGGTCCGAGATGCCAACAGAATTGAATGATATTATATACACCCCTGCTATAGAAAGTAGTAAAGGTGCGAATTTAAATAAAGTAGACGCTTTTCAATTATATGACTCCTTTACCATAACGGTCATGCTACAAATAGAGGATATTGGACTTAGTGAGAAAGGCAAGGGAGGTAAGTTTATTGAAAGTAATGATATCACATATCAAGGAAACGTGCCAATAAACACTGGAGGTGGATCATTAAACGTTGGTCAACCAGCCTATATGAGTGGAGGTGTGATATTAGAAGAAGCTATAATACAACTAAATGATATGGGATATAACCGACAGGTTAAGGGCGTTAATAAGGTTTTAATCAACGGAATTGGCGGATGGAATAGAGGACATTCCGTCACTATGGTCCTAGCAGGTGAATAA
- a CDS encoding PIN domain-containing protein, which translates to MEEKYLLDTDILVSKQFVKVKEPFIVSLVSIIELAIVIRRKHHELIKRGERRRAEGYLNFLYLTLSQIKDVVVEVSLKDVEEGIKIMFERDVNLGEAINAVIAKRLNYTVVSNDKDWERLKDLVRIKRVQ; encoded by the coding sequence ATGGAAGAAAAATACCTCTTAGACACAGATATCTTAGTGTCTAAGCAGTTCGTAAAGGTTAAGGAGCCCTTTATCGTTAGTTTAGTGTCAATCATTGAGCTTGCCATCGTCATACGCAGGAAACACCATGAGCTTATTAAAAGAGGAGAGAGACGAAGGGCTGAAGGTTATTTGAATTTCCTGTACCTCACACTATCGCAGATAAAAGATGTAGTAGTTGAAGTTTCCCTTAAGGATGTTGAAGAAGGGATAAAAATAATGTTTGAGAGAGACGTAAATCTAGGTGAAGCAATAAACGCTGTAATAGCTAAGAGACTGAATTATACGGTTGTTAGCAACGATAAAGACTGGGAGAGACTGAAAGATCTAGTTAGGATAAAGAGAGTACAATAA
- a CDS encoding DUF72 domain-containing protein, whose translation MEVYIGTSGWMYSWNPKKNLDWYVKNSGFNAVELNASFYKFPTSKQISSWKKYNNIRWAIKVNRMITHVKRLSDIEIWRKFEDNIRELNPDFYLFQMPPSFKFNEENLNRVKKFENEVGNKMAIEFRDPEWYRRKLDLKVTVVSIDSPIGTYLVNTSGIVYLRMHGRENWYFYEYKEEELIEVAHRILEQNPEKVYIFFNNDLWMLKNGRRMMEIMKSIIS comes from the coding sequence ATGGAAGTTTATATAGGAACTTCTGGTTGGATGTACAGCTGGAACCCAAAGAAAAACCTTGATTGGTACGTAAAGAACTCAGGCTTTAATGCAGTAGAATTAAACGCTAGTTTCTATAAATTTCCGACTAGTAAGCAAATATCCTCGTGGAAGAAATATAATAACATAAGATGGGCAATTAAGGTAAATAGGATGATAACTCACGTGAAGAGATTATCTGATATTGAAATTTGGAGAAAATTTGAAGATAATATAAGGGAACTAAATCCGGATTTCTACTTATTCCAGATGCCTCCCTCATTTAAGTTTAATGAGGAGAACCTTAATAGGGTTAAAAAATTCGAGAATGAAGTGGGGAATAAGATGGCTATCGAGTTTAGAGATCCAGAATGGTATAGGAGGAAGTTGGACTTGAAGGTAACAGTAGTTTCAATAGATTCTCCAATTGGAACGTACTTGGTAAATACATCGGGGATCGTTTACTTGAGAATGCATGGCAGAGAAAACTGGTATTTTTATGAGTATAAAGAAGAGGAGTTGATTGAAGTAGCACATAGAATTCTTGAACAAAATCCCGAAAAGGTATACATATTTTTTAACAATGATTTGTGGATGCTAAAGAACGGTAGGAGAATGATGGAAATTATGAAGAGTATAATTAGTTAG